GGTGGAGCAGGTGCAGCCCTGGGAGAGGCCGGACTATGAGTATCCTTTCATCCTCACCACCATCAGGCTGATAAGCCACTACAACACCGGCGAAATGACGCTGCGCAGCCCCTCGCTCGTCAGGCTGATGGGAGAGCCCAGGGTGCTGATAAACAGGAGCGACGCGGAGAGGCTTGGAATTCACGACGGAGACTGGGTCGAGATCGAGACGAGGCGCGGGAAGATTAGAATGAGGGCCAAGCTTGGCCGGATTCCCTCAGGCGTCGTTGCTGTTCCATTCCACTTCAAGGCGAACAAAATAACGAGCCCTGCCCTGAACAAAGCTGGAACACCGGAGCTCAAGTTCTCGGCATGTAGGGTGAGGAAGCTCGGTGACAATCTTTAAAAAACCTTTTTTTAAACTATTACCCATGTCCAAGGTGATAGTTGCCCTCTACCGTGGGGACGTCCTAATACCCCTTGAAAAGCTTGACCTTCCCCCCGGTGTCAAGCTGAGGATAAGGATCGAAGGAGTGGAAGGACGGGACGAACTCAAGGAGCTCGGTTACCTGAAACTTCTCCAGGAGGGCGATGACGCTGAGGAACTCTTCGAAATTTAGGCAGGGCGACGTTGTCCTGCTCGAACTGCCATTTACTAACTACGTTGGGAGCAAGCTCCGGCCGGTTCTCGTGGTCAGCTCCGACGAGCTAAACGCCATAAGTGACGACATCGTTGTGATTAAAATCACGAGCCGGTCGCACTTCGCCGAGTTCCAGGTTGAACTCTCGTGAAAGGACCTCGTTTTAGGAAAGCTGAAAAAGAAGAGCTACGTAGACTGTTCGTCGGTCTTCACGGTCGAAAAATCGCTCGTGATAAAGTGCATAGCCAGACTCAGCGAGGAAAAACTCAATGAGGTCAAGGAGACGCTGAGGAGAACCTTTTCCCTCTAAAACCTGAAGGCCCACTCAGGATACTCTCCGGTGAGGCACGCCAGGCAGAGGCCTCTCCTCCCAACGGCTTTTTTCAGCCCTTCGACGCTGAGGTACGCCAGGCTGTCCGCTCCTATGGATTCCCTCACCTTCTCAACGCTTCCAAATGCCGCTATGAGTTCGTGTCTCGTCGGAATGTCCACCCCCATGTAGCACGGGTGCCTTATCGGCGGGGAGGCTATCCTGACGTGAACCTCCCTCGCGCCGGCCTTTCTGAGCATGGCGACGATGCGCTTCATAGTAGTCCCCCTGACGATTGAGTCATCGACCAGCACGACGCTCTTCCCCTCTATTACCTCCCTCACCGGCGAGAGCTTGAGCTTAACCTTCAGCTCGCGGTAGAACTGGCCGGGGGTTATGAACGTCCGCCCTATGTAGCGGTTCTTTATGAGACCCTCTGAGTAGGGAATCCCGCTGACCCTGGAGAAACCAAGAGCCGCCGCCCTCCCGGAATCCGGCACGGCTATGACAACGTCTCCGTCGGCCGGGCTCTCCCTGGCCAGCTCCTGCCCCATCCTGACCCTCGCGAGGTATACGTTTACACCGTCTATCGTGCTGTCCGGGCGGGCGAAGTAAATGTATTCAAAGACGCAGCCGTGGCGTTTTTCCGTGGCAAGGATGCGGTTTTCAATTTCATCCTCCGAGAGAAGAAAGACCTCCCCCGGCTTGACGTCCCTCACCTCCTCCACGAAGAGCCTCAACGCGGAATCCTCCGAGGCGAAATAGTGACCGTCCCCAACCCCGTAGCTGAGCGGCCTGAAGCCGACCGGGTCCCTGGCCACGAGTATCTTCCCGTCGAAGAGGAGGGCCACGGAGTAGGCTCCCTTTACCTCGCTGAAAACTTCCCGCATAGCCTCGAACTCGTCTCCAGTCTCGCGAAGGTGCCAGAGAAAAGAAATCCCCAGCAGCTCGGAATCTACCGAGTGCCTGAACTTAACTCCCAGCCGTTCGTAGTGCCTCCTGAGGGGAAGGAAATTCGTGAGAGTCCCGTTGTGGGCAACGGCTATCCTTTTCCCGCAACAGCCGGTCTCAAGTGGCTGGGTTTCGGTGGGGGAGCCGGAGGTCGAGTATCTGACGTGGGCTATCGCCGTGCTGGATTTGAGCTTTGCCAGCTCACCGTTCCTGAAGACCTCCGAGACGAGTCCCCTTCCAGCAACGGTACGTATACGGTGCTTCCACACGCTTATTCCCGCGCTCTCCTGCCCCCTGTGCTGCAGTGCTATCAGCGCGTAGTAGGCTTTTTTTGGAGCATTCTCGGCAACCGCTGCAAAGACGCCGCACTTCTCCCTCATGAGGAACCCCGCCAATTTTTTGACTTTAACATGTCAATAAGTATAAACTCTGACGCCGTACTTTAGCCGTTTTGTGTTTAAAAGCTTTGCCCATTGATTGACACTCACATGCCAAAATAAGCCTTAAATACTGAAAGATTTTACATAAAGATGGTGAAGTCCATGCAGGTTTATGAAGGTAAGGCCAAGAAGGTTATCCCTCTCGACGATGGAAAGGCCATTATGGAGTTCAAGGACGATGCTACGGCCTTCGATGGTAAAAAGAAGGGCCAATTTAAGGGCAAGGGCTGGCTCAACGCCCAGATCAGCGCGGTTCTTTTCAAAGTCCTTGAGGAGGGGGGCGTTAAGACGCACTTCATAGGCATCGCGGGTGACAACAGGCTCATCGTTGAGAGGCTCAGGATGTATCCCGTCGAGGTCGTGGTTAGAAACGTCGTTGCCGGAAGCCTGAAGAAGCGCCTTCCGCTTGAGGAGGGAACTGAGCTGCCGGAGCCGATAGTCGAGCTTTACTACAAGGACGACAGCCTCGGCGATCCTATGATAAACCACCACCACGCCAGGGTTCTCGGGATAAGCGAGAGCGAGATAAGGGAGATGGAGCGGATTGCCCTCAGGGTGAACGAGGTCCTCAGGGAGTACTTTGCCGAGCGTGGAATCATACTGGTCGACTTCAAGCTGGAGTTTGGAAAGAACGAGAGGGGTGAGATAATCCTCGGTGACGAGATAAGCCCGGACACCTGCCGCTTCTGGGACGCCGAAACCAGGGAGAGCCTCGACAAGGACGTCTTCCGCTTCGACAGGGGCGACCTCATCAACGCCTACGAGGAGCTGTACAGGAGGCTTACGGGGGCTTAGCCTCGTAGGTTATCCAGACGGTGTAGCAGCCCTTCGCGTCTTCCTCCACCACTATTTTCCTCAGCCGGATTCCGTACTCGCTTACGGCCTTTTCCACGACGGCCGGCAGGTTCTCAAGGAATGCCTTCCTCTTGACCGTGAACATCACCTCAATCACCCACATTAAGCACCTGCCTCAATGTTTTAAGCTGTTTCTCGCTCGGGCTTCTCTCATCAAGAACAAGGAGTAGCATTCCTCCGTAGAGTGTTACGTAGTCCGAGAGCGTGGCGAGGAACTTCATAAGGGAGCGGAAGTCGTCGTACATCATCAGATACTCCAGTCCCTCGATGACCACCACTCCGGTGACACCCTCGCGGTGAGCTTCAGCCAGATACGAGCGGGTTCTCTCGATTATCCTGTGGAGCTGGGTAGGCCCGATGTTTCCGGGTTCTTCAATGGTGGTAAGCGAGTGCACCTCCCATTTATCCGGCAGGTCTCTCTTTCTCGTGAAGGCCAGCACCGGGAACTCTGAAAGGGCCTCAATGTAGGACGCGAACCTGTCAGGGGGGACGATGAAAACTCCCTTCTTTATGACGTCCGGCCCGATGGTTTTTCCGACGTGCCTGAACCTCTCGGATAGGACGACTTGAAGGAAAGCTATAACTTCAAGGACGTTAAAGAAGGCTCCCAGCGTGA
The window above is part of the Thermococcus sp. JdF3 genome. Proteins encoded here:
- the purF gene encoding amidophosphoribosyltransferase; amino-acid sequence: MREKCGVFAAVAENAPKKAYYALIALQHRGQESAGISVWKHRIRTVAGRGLVSEVFRNGELAKLKSSTAIAHVRYSTSGSPTETQPLETGCCGKRIAVAHNGTLTNFLPLRRHYERLGVKFRHSVDSELLGISFLWHLRETGDEFEAMREVFSEVKGAYSVALLFDGKILVARDPVGFRPLSYGVGDGHYFASEDSALRLFVEEVRDVKPGEVFLLSEDEIENRILATEKRHGCVFEYIYFARPDSTIDGVNVYLARVRMGQELARESPADGDVVIAVPDSGRAAALGFSRVSGIPYSEGLIKNRYIGRTFITPGQFYRELKVKLKLSPVREVIEGKSVVLVDDSIVRGTTMKRIVAMLRKAGAREVHVRIASPPIRHPCYMGVDIPTRHELIAAFGSVEKVRESIGADSLAYLSVEGLKKAVGRRGLCLACLTGEYPEWAFRF
- a CDS encoding antitoxin family protein — encoded protein: MSKVIVALYRGDVLIPLEKLDLPPGVKLRIRIEGVEGRDELKELGYLKLLQEGDDAEELFEI
- the purC gene encoding phosphoribosylaminoimidazolesuccinocarboxamide synthase produces the protein MQVYEGKAKKVIPLDDGKAIMEFKDDATAFDGKKKGQFKGKGWLNAQISAVLFKVLEEGGVKTHFIGIAGDNRLIVERLRMYPVEVVVRNVVAGSLKKRLPLEEGTELPEPIVELYYKDDSLGDPMINHHHARVLGISESEIREMERIALRVNEVLREYFAERGIILVDFKLEFGKNERGEIILGDEISPDTCRFWDAETRESLDKDVFRFDRGDLINAYEELYRRLTGA